In a genomic window of Acropora muricata isolate sample 2 chromosome 2, ASM3666990v1, whole genome shotgun sequence:
- the LOC136909566 gene encoding aarF domain-containing protein kinase 1-like: MRLWKRALFYTTLGAGVAGITSSLLYGPDEFKRQLTSNGIVRVGRAAGAVIFISFDYKKSLWRVDQKSAEYSHIKSQVHLRSAARLRDLCCQNGGAYIKVGQYVGSLDYLLPPEYVQTLKVLHNDAPKSPFFDIQHVLEEELNCRVGDVFASFEETPIGAASLAQVHKATLHDGRIVAVKVQHRDVQKHAAVDMKTLEILYQVVSWLFPEFKFQWLVDESKKHLPLELDFEHEGWNAEKIMHFVKKFPFVKIPEIDWRYSTKRVLTMEFCDGGKVDDLTYMQNHQISSDELAQKLGILYSEMIFVNGFVHCDPHPGNILVRRSPKHEVEIVFLDHGLYQTLSHDFRVQYCKMWQSLISSDLEGIKQSSEALGVKEMYGLLACILTARSWDVVTTGIDQGPITDEEAELIRLNAATYVTEITELLNKVPRQLLLLLKTNDLLRSIDFRLKTRATSCSFITMSRCCIRALTEQRLQECRGWRDWVSIHADATFGHLRITLYQVYVSELVSSIRRILTRLVNGFSFL, translated from the exons ATGAGGCTGTGGAAAAGAGCCTTGTTCTATACAACGTTAGGGGCAGGTGTAGCAGGTATCACTAGTTCTCTCCTGTATGGACCAGACGAATTTAAACGTCAACTAACTTCAAATGGTATTGTGAGAGTTGGAAGAGCAGCTGGCGCG GTCATCTTCATTAGCTTTGATTACAAAAAGTCCCTCTGGAGAGTTGATCAAAAATCAGCAGAGTATTCCCACATAAAATCTCAG GTGCATCTAAGATCTGCTGCACGTCTGCGTGACTTGTGTTGTCAAAATGGAGGAGCGTACATCAAAGTGGGGCAATATGTAGGATCATTGGATTACCTTTTGCCCCCAGAATATGTACAGACATTGAAGGTCCTACATAATGATGCACCCAAAAGTCCTTTCTTTGATATCCAGCATGTCCTTGAGGAGGAACTGAACTGTAGAGTGGGAGATGTATTTGCAAGTTTTGAAGAGACACCTATTGGAGCAGCATCTCTGGCACAAGTCCACAAGGCAACACTCCATGATGGCCGCATTGTAGCAGTGAAAGTGCAGCATAGAGATGTTCAAAAGCATGCGGCAGTAGACATGAAAACTCTTGAA ATACTGTATCAAGTGGTGTCATGGTTGTTTCCAGAATTTAAGTTTCAGTGGCTTGTTGATGAGTCCAAGAAGCATCTTCCACTTGAACTGGATTTTGAGCATGAAGGATGGAATGCAGAGAAGATAATGCACTTTGTCAAGAAATTTCCATTTGTGAAG ATTCCTGAGATTGACTGGAGGTATTCAACTAAGCGTGTATTAACCATGGAATTTTGTGATGGAGGAAAAGTAGATGATCTAACTTATATGCAAAATCACCAGATATCATCTGATGAG CTTGCTCAGAAACTTGGTATTCTTTACAGTGAGATGATATTTGTCAATGGCTTTGTGCATTGTGATCCACATCCAGGGAATATTTTAGTACGTCGCAGTCCCAAGCATGAGGTAGAGATTGTCTTCCTGGACCATGGCTTGTATCAG ACGCTGTCGCACGACTTTCGAGTTCAGTACTGCAAGATGTGGCAATCCCTAATCAGCTCCGACCTGGAAGGTATCAAGCAAAGCAGTGAAGCATTAGGAGTAAAGGAGATGTATGGTCTGCTGGCCTGTATACTGACAGCGAGATCATGGGATGTTGTTACAACTGGTATTGACCAAGGACCTATCACTGATGAGGAG GCAGAGCTTATCCGTTTGAACGCTGCAACTTATGTCACAGAAATCACTGAATTACTGAATAAAGTACCGCGACAGTTGCTGTTATTGCTTAAAACAAATGACTTATTGCGGAGTATAGACTTCAGGCTCAAGACAAGAGCAACTTCCTGTTCCTTTATTACCATGTCTCGCTGTTGTATTCGCGCTTTGACCGAACAGAGACTTCAAGAATGTCGCGGATGGAGGGACTGGGTATCAATTCACGCCGATGCTACTTTTGGTCACCTGCGAATAACCCTTTATCAAGTTTATGTTTCTGAATTAGTTTCATCGATAAGAAGAATTTTAACGCGACTGGTAAATgggttttctttcctttga